GCGAGGCCATGCTCGCCGGGTACGCGCGCGCGTTCGACTTCCCCGGGTTCGTGCCCGCCTACATCCGCCCCCTGTTCTGCGAGGGCAAGGGCCCGTTCCGCTGGGCCGCGCTGTCGGGCGACCCGCGGGACATCGCCGCGACCGACCGCGCCATCCTGGACCTCTTCCCCGAGAACGCCTCCCTCGCCCGCTGGATCAAGCTCGCCGGCGAGCGGGTCGCCTTCCAGGGCCTGCCCGCGCGCATCTGCTGGCTCGGGTACGGCGAGCGCGACAAGGCGGGCGTCCGCTTCAACGAGATGGTCGCCTCCGGGGAGCTGAGCGCGCCGATCGTCATCGGCCGCGACCACCTCGACTGCGGGTCGGTCGCCTCGCCGTACCGCGAGACCGAGGCGATGCTCGACGGCTCCGACGCGATCGCCGACTGGCCGCTGCTCAACGCGATGGTCAACGTCGCCTCCGGCGCGTCCTGGGTGTCGATCCACCACGGCGGCGGCGTCGGCATGGGCCGGTCCATCCACGCCGGCCAGGTCGCGGTCGCCGACGGCACCGAGCTCGCGTCCCGCAAGCTGGAGCGCGTCCTGACCAACGATCCCGGCATGGGCGTCATCCGCCACGTCGACGCCGGCTATGACAAGGCCACCGAAACCGCCACCACCCACGGCGTCCCCATCCCCATGACCCCCGGCCAAGTCCCATGACCTGCCACCCCGCTGCCGGCGCCGCACCCACGCATCACCTGTCTTCGCCCATCGGCCAGGCACCGTGATCGGCCACCCGGTGCCGCACGGCACCCACCCGGCTCCGGCCGTCGGGGAGGCCCTCGTGCCCTCCAGCCCGAGCCGGCGTGGGTGCCACCCACCCCTGACCGTTGGCGAGGTGCCGTGACGCACCGTTCCACTCCGTGCGGATCACATCCGCCCCTGATCATTGGTGAGGTGTCGTGAGCTCCCGTCCTGCTTCGCCCGGTTCACACCCGTCCCTTCCACCCGTCGCGCGAGGTCGTGCCGGGGAGGAGACGGGCGTGGGCCCGGCGTCGAGCGACCGGCCCGTGTACCTCCGGGAGGCCGAGGAGCGTGGCCGCCCGCCGGTCGTGCGCGCGGGCTTCGAGCGGGAATGGGCCGCGCTGGCCGGCATCGGCGGTGGGGCGGCGGAGGGGTACCACCGCTTCGCCTGGACGCCCGTCGACCTGGCGCTGCGCGCGTGGTTCCGCGAGCAGGCGGCGCGGCGGGACATGGCCTGCGAGCAGGATCGCAACGGCAACCTCTGGGCCTGGTGGGGAACGCCGGGCCCGGGCGCGGTCGTCACGGGCAGCCACCTCGACAGCGTGCCCGGCGGCGGCGCCTTCGACGGGCCGCTCGGCGTCGTCTCCGCCTTCCTCGCGGTGGATGAGCTGCGCGCCCGGGGCATCGTCCCGGACCGGCCGATCGCGGTCGTGAACTTCGCCGACGAGGAGGGGGCGCGCTTCGGCGTGGCGTGCGTCGGCAGCCGCCTGCTCACCGGCGTGCTGGCGGCGCACACCGCCCGCGAGCTGCGCGACGGCGACGGGGTGACGCTGGCGGAGGCGATGCGCGAGGCCGGGGCCGACCCGGGCGCGCTCGGACGGGACGAGGAGGCCCTGGCCCGCGTCGGCGCCTTCGTCGAACTGCACATCGAACAGGGACGCGGCCTGGTGGACCTCGGCGCGCCCGTCGGCGTGGCGAGCGCGATCTGGCCGCACGGCCGCTGGCGCTGCACCTTCCACGGCGAAGGCGACCACGCGGGCACCACCCGGCTCGCCGACCGGCACGACCCCATGCTGCCGTTCGCCGCCACCGTCCTCGCGGCCCGCCAGGCCGCCGAGGGGCTCGGCGCGCTGGCGACGTTCGGCAAGGTCCGCGTCGTGCCCGGCGGCACCAACGCCATCCCCTCGCGCGTCGACGCCTGGCTGGACGGCCGCGCCCCCGACGAGGCCACGGTCGACCGGCTGGTGGAGGACGTCACCGCCGCCGCCCGCGCCGCCGCGGTCCCGCACGGCGTCCGCGTCGAGGTCGCGGCCGAGTCCTCCACCCCGCTCGTCGAGTTCGGCAGCGCGTTGCGCGACCGGGTGGCCACCGCCCTCGGCGGCGTCCCCGCCCTGCCCACCGGCGCCGGTCACGACGCCGGCATCCTGTCGGCCCACGCCCCGACCGCGATGCTCTTCGTCCGCAACCCCACCGGCACCAGCCACAGCCCGGCTGAGCACGCCACCACCCCCGACTGCGTCACCGGCGTCCTGGCCCTGACCACCGTCCTGGAGAACCTGGCATGCCGGTAGCCGTTCACCACGCCCAGCACATCGAGACCACCCATCCCGTCACAGGCGTCTCGCCCTCAGGCACACCGGCGCCGACGGCGCCGAGGGCTTGCCGTGTCCGGTGTGTTGAGGGCGCTGATAGTGGTGTGGAGGGCTCGGCCTTGAGCTCGGTGGAGGGGCTGACATGGCGGTGACCGTCTATTACGCGGATCACGCGTGGCTGAACGCTTCCCCCGCACCCGTGGGCACGGGTGGGCCGCGAAGCGATCAAGGGGCCGGAGCGGGAGCGGGCTCTGACCCGGGTGCCCTCGGAGAGTCGGGGCCGGGTGCCTTGGGGCGGTCGGGGGCCGCGGCGTTCGGGGGAATTCCGGAGGTCGTGCGCGGGGTCGTCGTGGAGGTGTCGGGAGGGCGGATCACCGCCGTGCGTCACGGTGTCGACGCGCCTCCGCCCGGGGCGGTCCACCTGCGCGGCGTCACCCTGCCCGGGCTCGCCAACGCCCACAGCCATGCCTTCCACCGGGCCCTGCGCGGGCGCACCCAGCGCGAGCGCGGCACCTTCTGGACCTGGCGCCGCCAGATGTACGAGGTCGCCGCGCGCCTCACGCCCGACACCTACCACGCGCTCGCCCGCGCGGCGTACGCCGAGATGGCGCTCGCGGGCATCACCTGCGTGGGCGAGTTCCACTACGTGCACCACCAGCCCGGCGGCCGGCCGTACGACGCGCCGAGCGCGATGGGCGAGGCGCTCATCGCGGCGGCGGCCGACGCCGGCATCAGGATCACCCTGCTCGACACCTGCTACCTGCGCGGCGGGTTCGCGGCGCCGCTGGAAGGCCCGCAACTGCGCTTCGGCGACCGTGACGCGCACGCCTGGGCCGACAGGGCCGCCTCGCTCAAGTCCGGCGGGCACGCGCGCGTCGGCGCGGCCGTCCACTCGGTCCGCGCCGTCCCCGAGGGCGAGATCGGCGTCGTGAGCGGCTGGGCGCGCGAGCGGGGCGCACCTCTGCACTTCCACCTGTCCGAGCAGGTCGCCGAGAACGAAGGGTGCCTCGCCGCGTACGGCCGCACCCCGGCCGCGCTGCTGGAGTCCCACGGCGCGCTCGGCCCCTTCGCGACCGCCGTCCACGCCACCCATCTCACTCCCGAGGACATCACGCTGCTCGGTGGGTCCGGGACGGGCGTGTGCATGTGCCCGACCACCGAACGCGACCTCGCCGACGGCATCGGCCCGGCCCGTGCCCTCG
The Sphaerisporangium krabiense genome window above contains:
- a CDS encoding allantoate amidohydrolase, with amino-acid sequence MRAGFEREWAALAGIGGGAAEGYHRFAWTPVDLALRAWFREQAARRDMACEQDRNGNLWAWWGTPGPGAVVTGSHLDSVPGGGAFDGPLGVVSAFLAVDELRARGIVPDRPIAVVNFADEEGARFGVACVGSRLLTGVLAAHTARELRDGDGVTLAEAMREAGADPGALGRDEEALARVGAFVELHIEQGRGLVDLGAPVGVASAIWPHGRWRCTFHGEGDHAGTTRLADRHDPMLPFAATVLAARQAAEGLGALATFGKVRVVPGGTNAIPSRVDAWLDGRAPDEATVDRLVEDVTAAARAAAVPHGVRVEVAAESSTPLVEFGSALRDRVATALGGVPALPTGAGHDAGILSAHAPTAMLFVRNPTGTSHSPAEHATTPDCVTGVLALTTVLENLACR
- a CDS encoding formimidoylglutamate deiminase yields the protein MRGVVVEVSGGRITAVRHGVDAPPPGAVHLRGVTLPGLANAHSHAFHRALRGRTQRERGTFWTWRRQMYEVAARLTPDTYHALARAAYAEMALAGITCVGEFHYVHHQPGGRPYDAPSAMGEALIAAAADAGIRITLLDTCYLRGGFAAPLEGPQLRFGDRDAHAWADRAASLKSGGHARVGAAVHSVRAVPEGEIGVVSGWARERGAPLHFHLSEQVAENEGCLAAYGRTPAALLESHGALGPFATAVHATHLTPEDITLLGGSGTGVCMCPTTERDLADGIGPARALAGAGAPLSLGSDSNAVVDLFEEARGVELDERLATRERGHWLAAELLRGATSGGHAALGWPEAGRIAVGAPADLVTVTLDSVRTAGAPLDALVETIVFAATAADVREVVCEGRHIVHEGRHTLVGDVPSTLTTAINRLT